The Parashewanella spongiae genome has a window encoding:
- the ltrA gene encoding group II intron reverse transcriptase/maturase, whose amino-acid sequence MANTPVNIRILQRKLYLRSKLNSELRFYSLYDKLSRLDILEEAYRRCKANKGGAGIDGITFSYLEQQKKVVALLKEIQTQLQQKNYRPSPVKRVEILKDNGKTRKLGIPIISDRIVQMAMTIVMQPVYEPHLHEHSYGYRPCRSAQQAVKVIEMSLKQGYQHVLDADLSAYFDTIPHAKLMAKVERRISDSSFLSLLKSFIKAPISIETVNGKWRIEASRCGTPQGGVISPLLANIYLNDFCLKIHEKTPCKIVTYADDFVVLHKQTYTQEQLDWITQQLSDEGLKLNQSKTHCVDMGKLMNEFDFLGFNFQRITGLIKGTSYIKIEASKKSQTKLKNKIRDIVKHRTSNTLGVLINKVNQVLRGWKHYFGGIGYPRGVFFRINGFVVNRFYRWHRRLSQRRSKYLSRGAYEKLRQAGLEYLPTTR is encoded by the coding sequence ATGGCTAACACTCCAGTAAATATCAGAATATTACAGCGAAAACTTTACTTACGCTCAAAGCTTAACTCGGAGCTTCGATTTTACAGCTTGTACGATAAACTCAGTCGCCTAGATATACTCGAAGAAGCCTATCGACGATGCAAAGCCAATAAAGGCGGAGCAGGAATTGATGGCATCACATTCAGTTATCTAGAGCAGCAAAAGAAAGTCGTTGCGCTGTTAAAAGAAATTCAAACTCAATTACAACAGAAAAACTATCGACCTAGCCCAGTCAAACGAGTAGAAATACTCAAAGACAACGGCAAAACGCGGAAACTTGGGATCCCGATAATCAGTGACAGAATTGTGCAAATGGCGATGACAATAGTGATGCAACCCGTCTACGAACCTCATTTACATGAACACAGTTATGGTTATCGTCCATGTCGAAGCGCCCAGCAAGCGGTAAAAGTCATTGAAATGAGCCTAAAACAAGGCTATCAGCACGTACTTGATGCTGACTTGAGCGCCTATTTCGATACCATCCCGCACGCTAAGTTGATGGCAAAAGTAGAAAGGCGAATAAGCGACAGCAGCTTTCTGAGTTTGCTGAAAAGCTTTATCAAAGCGCCCATCAGCATAGAGACGGTCAACGGGAAATGGCGAATAGAAGCAAGCCGATGTGGCACTCCGCAAGGCGGAGTTATCTCTCCACTACTGGCTAACATCTATCTCAACGATTTCTGTTTGAAAATACACGAAAAAACACCGTGTAAAATCGTTACCTATGCAGATGATTTTGTTGTACTTCATAAGCAAACCTACACACAAGAGCAACTGGACTGGATAACACAGCAATTAAGTGATGAAGGTCTGAAGCTAAATCAAAGTAAAACCCACTGTGTGGATATGGGAAAGCTGATGAATGAGTTTGATTTCCTCGGTTTTAACTTTCAACGGATCACAGGCCTCATCAAAGGCACCAGTTACATCAAGATAGAGGCGTCTAAGAAGAGCCAAACAAAGCTGAAAAATAAAATCAGAGACATAGTGAAACACCGAACCTCAAATACACTTGGCGTACTGATAAATAAGGTTAATCAAGTTCTGAGGGGATGGAAACACTATTTTGGTGGGATAGGTTATCCCAGAGGTGTATTTTTCAGAATAAATGGATTTGTAGTAAACCGGTTCTATCGCTGGCATCGTCGCTTAAGTCAACGTCGAAGCAAGTATCTATCACGAGGTGCTTACGAAAAATTACGCCAAGCTGGTCTTGAGTATTTACCCACGACAAGATGA
- a CDS encoding ISAs1 family transposase yields MNTDLSLIMDVMKEIEQIEDHRVEANKEYDLADIIFLTIAAVLCGATGWKAINIFGEAQLDWLRQYRPFSNGIPTRHSIGRIIRGVKAESMMSCFINFSNTLRERDGKEHISFDGKVACGSKHGDNVAALQLMTAMVVDNGLIIRQKETSTKTNEIPVMQSMLKHMDIENAVITADAMHCQKETTALIREGKGDYVLQVKKNQGKLLAEIEAYFHKCYRDTPELLKKNHFTELDGEHGRINERHYRLLPITNWFDETAKFVGSHAVVEVTRMRELKNKSSQETSYYITSLASDVKDIAKYIRKHWAIENSQHWVLDVTFKEDACKIYADDGAKNLATIRRKILNLVKSHSSKDSVAGKMQRACWDAKFRAEILFGEYFIKA; encoded by the coding sequence ATGAATACTGATTTGAGCCTGATTATGGACGTAATGAAAGAGATTGAGCAAATTGAAGACCATCGTGTAGAAGCCAATAAAGAGTATGATTTAGCGGATATTATTTTTCTTACTATTGCCGCAGTGCTTTGCGGTGCGACAGGGTGGAAAGCCATCAACATTTTTGGGGAAGCTCAATTAGATTGGTTAAGACAATACCGTCCATTTAGTAACGGTATCCCGACAAGACATTCAATTGGAAGAATAATTAGAGGTGTTAAAGCCGAAAGTATGATGTCTTGCTTTATTAACTTTTCCAACACATTACGGGAACGAGATGGTAAAGAGCATATCAGCTTTGATGGTAAAGTGGCTTGTGGTTCTAAGCACGGGGATAACGTAGCAGCGCTTCAACTAATGACGGCAATGGTTGTGGATAATGGACTGATAATACGTCAAAAAGAAACGTCGACTAAAACGAACGAAATCCCTGTAATGCAATCCATGCTAAAACACATGGACATTGAAAATGCAGTTATTACCGCTGACGCCATGCACTGCCAGAAAGAAACTACAGCCTTAATACGTGAGGGAAAAGGTGATTACGTTCTTCAAGTGAAAAAGAATCAAGGTAAATTACTTGCTGAAATTGAAGCTTATTTTCATAAGTGCTATAGAGATACACCAGAGCTTTTAAAAAAGAATCACTTTACAGAATTAGACGGTGAGCACGGACGAATTAATGAAAGACATTATCGCCTTTTGCCAATTACAAATTGGTTTGACGAAACAGCTAAATTTGTAGGCAGTCATGCCGTTGTTGAAGTCACTCGAATGCGAGAGCTGAAGAATAAATCAAGTCAAGAAACGTCTTACTACATAACTTCGTTAGCCAGTGATGTGAAAGATATCGCTAAATATATACGGAAGCATTGGGCAATTGAAAATAGTCAGCATTGGGTTCTCGATGTCACTTTTAAAGAGGATGCCTGTAAAATTTATGCTGATGATGGTGCAAAAAATTTGGCTACAATCAGAAGAAAGATTTTGAACTTAGTTAAAAGTCACTCTTCAAAAGACAGTGTTGCTGGCAAGATGCAGAGAGCCTGCTGGGATGCAAAATTTAGGGCTGAGATTTTGTTTGGTGAATATTTCATCAAAGCATAA
- the ggt gene encoding gamma-glutamyltransferase produces MRSLKTTQMLLAVFVSFIIILPHQTSANPSAIYSGMATAQPVWAKHGMVSSQEALASQIGIEVLKNGGNAVDAAVAVGFALAVTLPRAGNLGGGGFMLVYLADKKKTIAIDYREMAPSKAHKDIFLNEHGNAVAKLSREHGLAVGVPGTVLGLTHALEKYGTLSLKQVISPAIKLAKNGIKVTPDLATSLASGKRRISQWPSSVEIFYKENGDNYEIGDRLFQTDLSQSLELIARHGSKGFYKGRTAQKIVSAVQEAGGIMTLSDLENYSVAERKPVTGTYRGYQIVSMPPPSSGGVHIIEMLNILENYPINQFGHNTAQTIHLMSEAMKRAYADRSEFLGDPDFTHVPLNQLTSKLYAKELTKSIALNKATPSDEVKPGKLSPYESDQTTHFSVVDQWGNAVSNTYTLNFSYGSGLVAKGTGILLNNEMDDFSAKAGVPNGYDLIGGSANEVSGGKRPLSSMSPTIVFENNKPFIVTGSPGGSRIITTTLQIIMNVIDHRMNIAEATNASRVHHQWLPDEIRVEKSLNGDTIRLLKEKGHTVKIKRAMGSTQSIEITDDGLFGASDLRRGGSETVGY; encoded by the coding sequence ATGCGCTCATTGAAGACTACACAAATGCTACTGGCTGTATTTGTGTCTTTTATCATAATTCTTCCACATCAAACTTCTGCTAATCCATCAGCTATTTATAGTGGAATGGCTACGGCTCAACCTGTTTGGGCTAAACATGGAATGGTATCTAGCCAAGAAGCTTTGGCTAGTCAAATTGGTATTGAAGTGCTAAAAAACGGAGGTAACGCCGTTGATGCTGCTGTTGCTGTAGGGTTTGCTCTAGCTGTCACATTGCCTCGGGCTGGTAATTTGGGTGGTGGTGGCTTCATGCTCGTTTATCTTGCTGATAAGAAAAAAACCATTGCGATCGACTACCGTGAAATGGCTCCGTCCAAAGCCCATAAAGATATTTTTCTTAATGAACACGGAAATGCTGTTGCAAAATTGAGTCGAGAGCATGGCTTAGCGGTTGGCGTGCCCGGTACAGTACTAGGCCTAACCCATGCACTCGAAAAATATGGCACCTTGTCACTCAAACAGGTTATTTCACCAGCTATTAAACTCGCAAAAAATGGAATAAAAGTGACGCCAGATTTAGCAACGTCGCTCGCTTCAGGAAAAAGGAGAATTTCGCAATGGCCCAGTTCTGTTGAAATTTTTTATAAAGAGAATGGTGATAACTATGAGATAGGTGATCGCCTTTTTCAAACAGATTTATCCCAATCACTTGAACTCATCGCTCGTCATGGCTCAAAAGGGTTTTATAAAGGCAGAACTGCTCAAAAAATTGTGTCAGCGGTTCAAGAAGCTGGTGGAATAATGACACTATCAGATCTTGAAAATTATTCCGTTGCTGAAAGGAAGCCTGTCACTGGAACATATCGCGGATATCAAATCGTATCAATGCCTCCACCATCATCTGGGGGTGTTCATATCATTGAGATGTTGAATATCCTTGAGAATTATCCTATCAACCAATTTGGTCATAATACCGCACAAACAATCCACTTAATGTCAGAGGCAATGAAACGTGCATATGCCGATCGAAGTGAGTTTCTTGGTGATCCAGACTTCACTCATGTCCCTTTAAATCAACTGACAAGTAAACTCTACGCCAAAGAGCTCACAAAAAGCATTGCACTGAATAAGGCTACGCCTTCAGATGAAGTGAAACCAGGTAAGCTTTCCCCTTATGAGAGCGATCAAACCACTCACTTCTCAGTGGTAGATCAATGGGGTAACGCAGTATCAAATACCTACACTTTAAACTTCAGCTATGGATCTGGTCTTGTCGCAAAAGGAACGGGGATTTTGCTGAATAATGAAATGGATGATTTTTCCGCAAAAGCAGGGGTTCCCAACGGCTACGATCTTATTGGTGGCAGCGCTAATGAAGTGAGTGGTGGAAAGCGTCCATTAAGTTCAATGAGTCCAACGATTGTGTTTGAAAACAATAAACCATTTATTGTTACAGGTAGCCCGGGGGGATCGAGAATTATTACAACAACGCTTCAAATTATTATGAATGTCATTGATCACCGCATGAACATCGCTGAAGCAACCAATGCATCAAGAGTTCATCACCAATGGCTACCTGACGAAATTCGCGTTGAAAAAAGTTTAAATGGTGACACCATACGTTTATTAAAAGAAAAAGGTCATACTGTTAAAATTAAACGTGCTATGGGAAGTACTCAATCAATTGAAATCACTGATGATGGGCTATTTGGGGCTTCTGATTTACGTCGTGGTGGAAGTGAAACTGTAGGATATTAA
- a CDS encoding PilZ domain-containing protein, with product MPTTEKRRSTRIELDYLKVQLEWTDDNGLPRHQIVSCMDISQIGIRFECPFPFSLGSYVCITFNPGTDIAISVTGQVCRCATQALDTFHVALQINLEDAPQDFGEMN from the coding sequence ATGCCTACGACCGAAAAACGCCGTTCAACCAGAATTGAACTCGATTATTTAAAAGTTCAACTTGAATGGACTGACGACAATGGACTACCAAGGCATCAAATAGTTTCTTGTATGGATATATCTCAAATAGGCATTCGTTTTGAGTGCCCTTTCCCATTTTCACTTGGTTCATACGTTTGTATCACTTTTAATCCAGGTACAGATATTGCGATATCTGTGACAGGTCAAGTTTGTCGATGTGCAACACAAGCTCTTGATACATTTCACGTAGCACTTCAAATAAACTTAGAAGATGCCCCGCAAGACTTTGGAGAAATGAATTAA
- a CDS encoding NnrS family protein translates to MLNIDEPAQKQPKVPLFRLGFRPFFLFGSVFSIIALTLWILFLTGNFQFSPHGNTVWWHAHEMLFGFVTAIIAGFLLTAVQNWTGRPSIKGIPLALLFALWTAPRILLLNQDWVIFPIVAALDLLFLPITAFLMAKAVLPVKQWQNFTFVPILFLLTLTNAISYYGLVTNNPELIQSAHYGGVFTITIVVTMIGGRVIPFFTDRASDWKRQPSINWIEKLTFTSLVLLIGSILIQQQTAITIFAALSGSILLIRWSRWGWTHTFKVPLLWSLHLSYVFIPIGLLMIAAGLPLSAGIHAITVGGMAGMILGMMARVSLGHTGRQLVPPKPVVLGFGCILLATLSRIVATLIPTYYQPLLILTAVLWIIAFGLFVIFYSSMLCKARIDGRPG, encoded by the coding sequence ATGCTCAATATTGATGAACCTGCCCAGAAGCAACCTAAAGTGCCATTATTTAGACTCGGTTTTCGCCCATTTTTCCTTTTCGGAAGTGTGTTTAGCATAATAGCATTAACGTTATGGATATTATTTTTGACTGGCAATTTCCAGTTCAGTCCACATGGTAATACTGTTTGGTGGCACGCACATGAAATGTTATTTGGATTTGTAACAGCTATTATTGCAGGCTTTCTATTAACTGCAGTTCAAAATTGGACAGGCCGTCCAAGCATAAAAGGGATTCCTCTGGCATTACTATTTGCTCTGTGGACAGCTCCACGAATTTTACTCTTAAATCAAGATTGGGTGATATTTCCAATCGTCGCAGCATTAGACTTGCTATTTTTACCCATAACAGCATTTCTTATGGCAAAAGCTGTTTTGCCCGTAAAACAATGGCAAAACTTTACTTTTGTACCGATTTTATTTCTGCTGACTTTGACTAATGCCATTTCTTATTATGGATTAGTGACCAATAACCCTGAATTAATTCAAAGTGCACACTATGGCGGAGTTTTCACTATTACGATAGTAGTAACCATGATTGGAGGAAGAGTCATTCCATTCTTTACTGATCGTGCAAGTGATTGGAAACGCCAACCAAGCATAAATTGGATCGAAAAACTTACCTTTACTTCGTTGGTCTTACTAATAGGTTCTATTCTTATCCAACAACAAACAGCCATTACTATTTTTGCTGCACTGTCAGGATCTATATTGCTTATTCGCTGGAGTCGATGGGGCTGGACGCATACTTTTAAAGTACCTTTATTATGGTCACTTCATTTAAGCTATGTATTTATTCCGATTGGCTTGCTAATGATTGCAGCTGGCTTACCTCTGTCTGCAGGTATTCACGCTATCACGGTTGGTGGTATGGCGGGAATGATATTAGGGATGATGGCAAGAGTTTCGCTTGGGCACACAGGCCGTCAACTTGTGCCGCCAAAGCCGGTAGTGTTGGGTTTCGGCTGTATTCTGTTAGCTACTCTTAGTCGAATAGTGGCAACATTAATCCCTACTTATTACCAACCATTACTCATTTTAACCGCTGTGTTATGGATAATTGCGTTTGGACTTTTTGTAATTTTTTATAGCTCAATGCTTTGCAAAGCAAGAATTGATGGTCGCCCTGGTTGA
- a CDS encoding ankyrin repeat domain-containing protein has protein sequence MSLDATAICRPITKDNTFAVSHDIACRLTLDSKKPQLFTLNCKDDDQRDISITFTVTLKKSSLSKEEKWHLATNQSKPLTAESKAAISRIKAKVTSLARNSQLLHSAVKDGNLLTVSRLIIEGCCVDTMDSEGKSALLIAVELDHYHIASELTKCPLSKETANQVFPLAAQKGWVLIIEGLSEKVDINTQDQMGFTALKRAIINDHSILAIKLLTMGANPNIVDAHKNERWPPLSNAVMSGNELLILKFIEVGTNINAQDGKGFTPLSRAIENEQHKFSLLLIELGANINLANEVGDTPLMIASRKNNYIVCQQLLSGDVNVDAINKKLDTALHIAARNNRADIVELLLEKKPKFLTNNYNETPLGTSIRSDSFACTFSLTQHAINMKSLDFFSLPCVNQLNLIEAAKRYRPAETLLFVKYCQQHWQQFISNERSFTSDRQIQRLSDSATGKHSLLKSIYRRNSIDEQNEVGLTLLCEAAKKNDVDKIEYLLNFGASVSATSGRNWSPIMYAANADSYRAIDLLIRNGANPNASDSDDYWTPLTCAASRNHAISTQYLLENEADTSLTNQEGYTPLMQAIKNRSSSTSLILIQHELKTDEQALGSNVVHSSNLKLTDNYKNNLLMLACHSGLETAVLALINTKMFSLDAMNKFRETALYIAASIRKKEGPAEFESIVLTLLEEGATLTESKTRNVLTVAIETGNIRIALLLIEHAYKNNLANIITQRDPQGDTPLNLSKKLSRTSVQHRLEQVINLLDNSVYEEYVDLTKEMADLKKEDGETNEDETNDLLPL, from the coding sequence GTGTCGCTCGATGCAACTGCGATCTGTCGCCCTATTACAAAAGACAATACCTTTGCCGTTTCTCATGATATTGCTTGTCGATTAACTTTAGATTCCAAGAAACCTCAGCTCTTTACTTTAAATTGTAAAGATGATGATCAACGAGATATTTCCATAACATTCACTGTAACGCTAAAGAAATCGTCTTTGAGTAAAGAAGAAAAATGGCATTTAGCAACCAACCAATCAAAACCCTTAACGGCAGAAAGTAAAGCTGCGATTAGTAGAATAAAAGCTAAAGTCACTTCTCTTGCTCGCAACTCGCAGTTATTACATTCAGCAGTAAAGGATGGAAATTTATTAACTGTTTCAAGGCTAATTATTGAAGGGTGTTGTGTTGATACAATGGATTCTGAGGGTAAATCTGCATTATTAATCGCAGTTGAACTTGACCATTACCATATAGCATCTGAACTCACAAAGTGCCCTTTAAGTAAAGAAACTGCCAATCAAGTTTTTCCCCTTGCTGCCCAAAAGGGATGGGTACTCATAATTGAAGGTTTATCTGAAAAGGTAGATATTAACACTCAAGATCAAATGGGCTTCACGGCTTTGAAAAGAGCAATAATCAATGACCACTCAATACTTGCAATAAAGCTCCTTACAATGGGCGCAAATCCAAATATTGTAGATGCACATAAAAATGAACGTTGGCCTCCGCTAAGCAATGCGGTAATGAGTGGTAATGAATTACTCATTCTTAAATTCATTGAAGTCGGCACTAATATAAATGCACAAGATGGCAAAGGGTTTACACCTTTAAGCCGTGCCATCGAAAATGAGCAACATAAGTTTTCACTATTACTCATAGAGCTGGGCGCTAACATTAATCTTGCCAATGAAGTTGGTGATACTCCACTCATGATCGCCAGTCGAAAAAACAATTACATAGTATGTCAACAATTATTGAGTGGTGACGTAAATGTAGATGCCATAAACAAAAAATTAGACACAGCGTTACATATTGCTGCACGCAATAATAGAGCTGACATCGTAGAATTACTATTAGAAAAAAAACCAAAGTTCCTTACAAACAATTATAATGAGACACCACTTGGCACATCAATACGATCAGATTCTTTTGCATGTACTTTCTCTTTGACTCAGCATGCAATTAACATGAAATCACTGGATTTCTTTTCTCTACCTTGCGTCAATCAATTAAATTTGATTGAGGCCGCAAAGAGGTACCGTCCAGCAGAAACGCTTCTCTTTGTAAAATATTGCCAGCAACATTGGCAACAATTTATCTCTAATGAGCGTAGCTTTACATCAGATAGACAGATCCAACGGTTATCTGATTCTGCTACCGGAAAACATTCACTTTTAAAATCAATATATAGAAGAAATAGCATAGACGAACAAAACGAAGTTGGGTTAACTTTATTGTGTGAAGCAGCAAAAAAAAATGATGTTGACAAAATTGAATACTTACTTAATTTCGGTGCATCGGTCTCGGCTACGAGTGGTAGAAATTGGAGCCCTATTATGTATGCCGCTAATGCCGACTCATACAGAGCCATTGATTTACTTATACGAAATGGTGCAAACCCGAATGCTTCTGACAGTGACGATTATTGGACTCCTCTTACATGTGCTGCATCTCGGAATCACGCAATTTCGACTCAATACCTTCTCGAAAACGAAGCAGATACAAGTTTGACCAATCAAGAAGGCTATACCCCTTTAATGCAAGCTATAAAAAATAGATCAAGTAGCACCTCTTTAATATTGATACAGCATGAGCTTAAAACAGATGAACAGGCACTCGGTAGCAATGTCGTTCACTCAAGTAATTTAAAACTAACAGACAACTATAAAAACAACTTATTAATGCTGGCTTGTCATTCAGGATTAGAGACTGCCGTGCTCGCATTAATAAATACAAAGATGTTTTCCTTAGATGCCATGAATAAATTTAGAGAAACTGCACTTTATATAGCAGCTTCCATAAGAAAAAAGGAGGGACCGGCGGAGTTTGAAAGCATTGTTCTAACACTACTTGAGGAAGGTGCAACATTAACCGAATCTAAAACAAGAAATGTACTCACAGTAGCTATTGAAACGGGTAATATTAGAATAGCTTTACTATTAATTGAGCATGCTTATAAGAACAATCTGGCTAACATAATAACCCAGCGCGATCCACAAGGCGATACTCCACTTAATTTATCGAAAAAGCTCTCCAGAACAAGTGTTCAGCATCGTTTAGAACAAGTTATAAATCTATTAGATAATTCTGTATATGAAGAATATGTTGATTTAACTAAAGAAATGGCTGACCTAAAGAAAGAAGACGGTGAAACAAACGAAGATGAAACCAATGACTTATTACCTCTTTAA
- the pssA gene encoding CDP-diacylglycerol--serine O-phosphatidyltransferase has product MLNQLSGVPVTADSISWLLTPQRFREALLSKIAQAEKCVYLSALYLENDEAGRQVLDALLQAKESNPQLDIKVFVDFHRARRGLIGHKSDSGNDKMYRERMAKAQQPIEIYGVPVKAKEFLGVLHLKGFVIDDTVFFSGASLNNIYLHFGDKYRFDRYYTVESAELAKSMVSFMKNILAQDDAVKLLSESKDKELLPTKAQIRSLKGKLSRQQYEFSGSKEGSRITPIVGLGRKKNLLNKVVLSLVKEAEKSLFICTPYFNPPYALTRVLIKQLKKGKRVDIVVGDKTANDFFIPPEEKFSTIGAVPYIYEQSLRTFVKRQQWAIDAGLLNIHLWKHEHHSFHLKGISADNCRHLVTGSNLNPRAWALDLENGLFINDEKRLWKNEFSEEQKHILQHTHRLYHYSQLETLQVYPDGVKKILLRIKRLRAGFLLKRIL; this is encoded by the coding sequence TTGCTAAATCAGCTGAGTGGCGTTCCTGTCACAGCAGATTCAATATCTTGGCTTTTAACCCCGCAACGATTTCGCGAAGCATTGTTATCTAAAATTGCTCAAGCAGAAAAATGCGTTTATTTGTCGGCATTGTATTTAGAAAATGATGAAGCTGGGCGTCAGGTACTAGATGCTTTGTTACAAGCTAAAGAATCCAATCCTCAACTCGATATTAAAGTGTTTGTTGACTTCCATCGTGCACGCAGGGGCTTAATTGGCCATAAAAGCGATAGCGGTAATGATAAAATGTACCGTGAACGAATGGCAAAAGCTCAACAACCGATAGAAATATACGGCGTTCCTGTGAAAGCTAAAGAATTTTTAGGTGTATTGCATCTTAAAGGCTTTGTCATTGATGATACTGTATTCTTTAGCGGAGCAAGTTTGAATAACATTTATCTTCATTTCGGAGATAAATATCGTTTTGATAGATACTATACTGTTGAATCAGCTGAACTGGCTAAGTCAATGGTATCTTTTATGAAAAACATATTGGCTCAAGACGACGCTGTGAAGCTGTTATCTGAATCAAAAGATAAAGAATTACTCCCAACTAAAGCACAGATACGTAGCCTTAAAGGTAAGCTATCTCGACAGCAGTACGAATTTTCGGGCTCAAAAGAAGGCTCTCGAATAACGCCTATCGTTGGGCTCGGCCGAAAAAAGAACTTACTGAATAAAGTCGTATTATCTTTGGTAAAAGAAGCTGAAAAGTCGCTGTTCATTTGTACGCCATATTTTAATCCTCCCTATGCGTTAACTAGAGTGCTTATTAAGCAGCTCAAGAAAGGAAAACGTGTCGACATCGTGGTAGGAGATAAAACGGCAAATGACTTTTTTATTCCTCCAGAAGAAAAGTTTTCTACCATAGGCGCTGTGCCATATATCTACGAACAATCGTTAAGAACCTTTGTTAAACGTCAGCAATGGGCAATAGATGCAGGGCTATTAAATATTCACCTTTGGAAACATGAGCATCATAGTTTTCACTTGAAAGGGATAAGTGCAGACAACTGTCGTCATTTGGTTACTGGTTCTAATTTAAACCCAAGAGCTTGGGCGTTAGATCTTGAAAATGGATTGTTCATTAATGATGAAAAACGGTTGTGGAAAAACGAGTTTTCTGAAGAGCAAAAGCATATTTTACAGCATACTCATCGACTATATCATTATAGTCAACTTGAAACTCTGCAAGTATATCCAGATGGTGTTAAAAAGATATTGTTAAGGATAAAGCGATTACGTGCTGGTTTCTTATTGAAGCGAATATTATAA
- a CDS encoding tRNA-uridine aminocarboxypropyltransferase, whose amino-acid sequence MSILHHQFHKLYQYRKSISTKVFSSRGKNLSRCDFCLQGISFCVCDSRRQLISNTNFLLLMHDDEILKPSNSGRLVADLIPNTTAFLWSRVDVEQALIDLIDNDTYQPVLIFPSDYAKPEREVFESVSDIPALKTKPPLFILLDGTWRQAVKIFRKSSYLDKVPMLSFSPEHIASYAVRKGQRDFQMGTAEVAALAIDSFGEKDNANALVLWCNVFKEATLRGRNKRSAAELQPFNLYKDAFSNAHKKAIQNML is encoded by the coding sequence ATGTCAATTCTTCACCATCAGTTTCATAAGCTATACCAATACAGAAAGTCAATTTCGACAAAGGTGTTCAGTTCGAGAGGGAAAAATTTAAGTCGCTGTGATTTCTGTTTACAAGGTATTAGTTTTTGTGTTTGTGATAGCAGAAGGCAGCTCATCAGTAATACTAATTTTTTATTACTGATGCACGATGATGAAATTCTCAAGCCTTCTAACAGTGGTCGACTGGTTGCAGATTTAATTCCAAATACCACTGCATTTTTGTGGTCAAGAGTTGATGTTGAACAAGCGCTTATCGATTTGATCGATAATGACACTTATCAACCAGTGCTTATATTCCCCAGTGATTATGCAAAACCTGAGCGTGAGGTGTTTGAATCAGTTAGTGATATTCCAGCGCTAAAAACTAAGCCGCCATTATTTATTCTGTTAGATGGAACATGGCGACAAGCTGTAAAAATATTTCGCAAGAGCTCATATTTAGATAAAGTACCAATGCTTTCATTCTCGCCAGAGCATATTGCAAGCTATGCGGTTAGAAAGGGGCAACGTGACTTTCAAATGGGTACTGCAGAAGTTGCAGCATTGGCAATTGACTCATTTGGCGAAAAAGATAATGCCAATGCATTAGTTCTTTGGTGTAATGTTTTTAAAGAGGCAACGTTAAGGGGCAGAAACAAGCGATCCGCTGCTGAATTACAACCCTTTAACTTATATAAAGATGCTTTTAGTAATGCGCATAAAAAAGCCATTCAAAATATGCTGTGA